Part of the Nostoc sp. ATCC 53789 genome, TTGCTGTGCCCAAAATGGATAGGCGGCAGCTGATTGGGGAAGGGCTAGATCGCTGGTGAAGTAAAATGTCACAGTGGCGATCGCTATGAGCAATGTTTTTACGATCGCTCTAGCACTGCGAGTTAACCTCGCTGTTCGGAAAACATTTCTCATCTCTAATAAGGGCAACGATTGAATTTGTCATTAGTCATTGGTCATTAGTCATTAGTCATTAAGCCCTGAACAAAGGACGAATGACTAAGAACTAAGGACAAAATTATTAACTCCACCAAGGTGCATCACCGGTACGGAAGTCGGTTTCTGTCCAAGGGGTCAAAACGATTTTGTCGTCGCTTACATTGGTATGGGCTAAAGCCAAAGACAATGGTGCTGGGCCCCGAACAACCTTACCGGTTTCGTCATACTGGGAACCATGACAAGGACATTTAAATTTGTTCTCAGCAACGTTCCAGGGGACGACACAACCTAAGTGAGTGCAGATGGCGTTAATGCCATAATCTTTGATAGCCTCTTTGCTGTCTACCACAATATAGGTAGGATCTCCCTTAAGTCCTTGGACTAGGTTGCGATCGCCTGCATTCCGGTTTTCTAGAAATTTGGTGACGCTAACATCGTTACCTAGCTCATCTTTTGCCGTTGTACCACCACCAGCACCACCAGCAGCTGGTGGAATAAAGTAGTTGACAACGGGATACAATGCACCCAGAGCTACTCCAGTGACAGTCCCAAAAGTGAGCAGATTCATGAACTGACGACGACCCATATCGGGCACGTCTGCTGATTCAGAAAATTGAGCCATAATCTACGCGCTCTTTGTGTATTTTGTTAAGCATTTTGACAAAAGTACTGTACTTGAGGAACTCTTGTCTAAGTCGAAATGCTAGCGCTCACAACGATGCCATACTTCTTTGTTCCAAGATATAAAAAGCATCTTTTCTGTTAGCATTACATTTCTTTATATCCTTATCATACTGGAGTCACGGAACTTAACATCATAACTAAATGTAAAATCTGATTGAGAAAAGCTATGACAGGACAGGAATTACGTCAGATGTTGCTTGATAAGTGGGGATATTCTTATGATGTCCAGTTCCGACGGGCACAGGGAAAGATATTTTTGCAAGTAATGTGGAAATATCTGGAGCAAGCTTCTTTTCCCTTGAGTGAGGTAGAGTACCAAGAGCATCTTGACAGCATTGCTAATTATCTTCATGCCTTGGGCGGGTCAACGCAAGTACAAACATTTATTGCCCAAACACGTGATCGCCCCCGGCTTGGCAAAGCTGTTAGCATTCCTCTAGATTTGGGTGAACGTTCTTCGGAATGGATATTATGACCTGTTATTGCATTAACATTAATAATTTCTTGGGTAATCACAGTGTTTTTTATACAAAAAAACCATAATGTCCTATAAAACTCTTTTGCCTACAGCTACATCTCTATCAGGCTGAATTAATACAACTTCTCCATCGTCTAAAACTACTCCCAAGACTAAAACTTCGGAGATGAAATTAGCTATCTGACGGTGTGGAAAGTTAGTCACAGCTAATATTAATCTGTTGATTAATTTCTCTTGATCATAAAGTTTAGTAATTTGGGCACTAGATTTTTTAATGCCCAAATCGCCAAAATCTATCCACAATTTATAAGCTGGTTTTTTGGCTTGAGGAAATTCTTCGACTTTAATGATTTTGCCAACATGAATCTCGATTTTTTCAAAATCACTATAGCTAATAAACATTTGCTCAGAAACTCAGCATTAAAATCTTTTTACCTATTTTCTATGTTATTTACCTGTGAGCTTCACCAGTCCAACACCACCGAAATAAAGCCCTAAAACGGCTCCTGCTAAAAGACTTTGAGTTAGAGGATCGGTA contains:
- the petC gene encoding cytochrome b6-f complex iron-sulfur subunit; translated protein: MAQFSESADVPDMGRRQFMNLLTFGTVTGVALGALYPVVNYFIPPAAGGAGGGTTAKDELGNDVSVTKFLENRNAGDRNLVQGLKGDPTYIVVDSKEAIKDYGINAICTHLGCVVPWNVAENKFKCPCHGSQYDETGKVVRGPAPLSLALAHTNVSDDKIVLTPWTETDFRTGDAPWWS
- a CDS encoding tRNA-binding protein, with protein sequence MFISYSDFEKIEIHVGKIIKVEEFPQAKKPAYKLWIDFGDLGIKKSSAQITKLYDQEKLINRLILAVTNFPHRQIANFISEVLVLGVVLDDGEVVLIQPDRDVAVGKRVL
- a CDS encoding DUF3067 family protein, with amino-acid sequence MTGQELRQMLLDKWGYSYDVQFRRAQGKIFLQVMWKYLEQASFPLSEVEYQEHLDSIANYLHALGGSTQVQTFIAQTRDRPRLGKAVSIPLDLGERSSEWIL